One Micromonospora craniellae genomic region harbors:
- a CDS encoding dihydrolipoamide acetyltransferase family protein has translation MSRIKEFNLPDLGEGLTEGEILGWLVKVGDTIELNQPIVEVETAKAAVEIPAKWAGQVHAIFHPEGTTVEVGTPIIAIDTDPGAGPIESSTTGTPAGDLPTPSAASLAAVEVAPAEGAVEPGLIGGPAPGGRTAVLVGYGPRTTAAKRRPRKGAVPAQATAAPVAPASTPATPASAPVAPVSPAPAVNGNGRLAGAVLAKPPVRKLAKDLGVDLNTLTGSGPSGSITREDVQRAAAPAVAEPLTVTAALAAAASFGADREQRIPVKGVRKLTAENMSRSAFTAPHVTEFLTVDVTRAMKALDRLRGRREWRDVRVSPLLLVAKAVLLAVKRHPMVNSTWAGDEIVVKEYVNLGIAAATERGLIVPNVKDAGRLTLRELADALTDLVQTAKAGKTSPADMSGGTLTITNVGVFGVDTGTPILPPGESAILAFGAVREMPWVHKGKVKPRLVTTLGLSFDHRIIDGELGSKFLRDIGDFLADPEAALLAWT, from the coding sequence ATGTCCCGGATCAAGGAGTTCAACCTGCCCGACCTGGGCGAGGGCCTGACCGAGGGCGAGATCCTCGGCTGGCTCGTCAAGGTGGGCGACACGATCGAGCTGAACCAGCCGATCGTCGAGGTGGAGACCGCCAAGGCGGCGGTGGAGATCCCGGCGAAGTGGGCCGGTCAGGTCCACGCGATCTTCCACCCGGAGGGCACCACGGTCGAGGTCGGTACGCCGATCATCGCGATCGACACCGATCCGGGGGCCGGGCCGATCGAGTCCTCGACGACCGGCACGCCCGCCGGTGACCTGCCCACCCCTTCGGCGGCCTCGCTGGCGGCCGTCGAGGTTGCGCCAGCCGAGGGCGCGGTGGAGCCGGGCCTGATCGGCGGTCCGGCGCCGGGTGGCCGCACCGCAGTCCTGGTCGGTTACGGCCCACGGACCACTGCGGCCAAGCGCCGCCCCCGCAAGGGCGCCGTCCCGGCCCAGGCCACTGCGGCACCGGTCGCGCCCGCATCGACTCCGGCCACACCCGCATCGGCTCCGGTCGCGCCGGTGTCGCCCGCTCCGGCGGTGAACGGCAACGGGCGGCTCGCCGGCGCGGTGCTGGCCAAGCCGCCGGTGCGCAAGCTCGCCAAGGATCTCGGCGTGGACCTGAACACGCTGACCGGGTCCGGCCCGTCGGGTTCGATCACCCGCGAGGACGTGCAGCGGGCGGCGGCACCGGCCGTGGCGGAGCCGCTGACGGTCACCGCGGCGCTCGCGGCGGCGGCGAGCTTCGGCGCCGACCGCGAGCAGCGCATCCCGGTCAAGGGGGTACGCAAGCTCACCGCCGAGAACATGTCCCGTTCCGCCTTCACGGCCCCGCACGTCACCGAGTTCCTGACCGTGGACGTGACCCGGGCGATGAAGGCGCTGGACCGGCTGCGCGGCCGGCGGGAGTGGCGGGACGTACGCGTCTCACCGCTACTGCTGGTCGCCAAGGCGGTGCTGCTGGCGGTCAAACGTCACCCGATGGTCAACTCGACCTGGGCCGGTGACGAGATCGTCGTCAAGGAGTACGTCAACCTCGGTATCGCGGCAGCCACCGAGCGGGGCCTGATCGTGCCGAACGTCAAGGACGCCGGTCGACTCACCCTGCGCGAGCTGGCCGACGCGTTGACCGACCTGGTGCAGACCGCGAAGGCCGGCAAGACCTCACCGGCCGACATGTCCGGCGGCACCCTGACCATCACCAACGTCGGGGTGTTCGGGGTGGACACCGGTACGCCGATCCTGCCGCCGGGAGAGTCGGCGATCCTGGCCTTCGGCGCGGTCCGGGAAATGCCCTGGGTGCACAAGGGCAAGGTCAAGCCGCGCCTGGTCACCACGCTCGGCCTCTCCTTCGACCACCGCATCATCGACGGTGAGCTGGGCTCGAAGTTCCTGCGCGACATCGGCGACTTCCTCGCCGACCCCGAGGCGGCGCTGCTCGCCTGGACCTGA
- a CDS encoding alpha-ketoacid dehydrogenase subunit beta: MATETLTLGKALNTGLRRALENDPKVVIMGEDVGKLGGVFRITDGLQKDFGDQRVIDTPLAESGIIGTAVGLAIRGYRPVCEIQFDGFVYPAYDQIVSQVAKMHYRSRGKLNIPMVIRIPFGGGIGAVEHHSESPEAYFAHTAGLKVVSCANPQDAYVMIQQAIASDDPIVFLEPKRRYWEKGQVDLDAPISEAYPLHSARVARAGADVTLLAYGPMVRTCLDAATAAAEDGRELEIIDLRTLSPLDLGVVYESVRRTGRAVVVHEAPSNVGLGAEIAARITEECFYSLESPVLRVAGFDTPYPAARVEEEYLPDLDRVLDAVDRTFGW, encoded by the coding sequence ATGGCCACGGAGACGCTCACCCTCGGCAAGGCCCTCAACACCGGTCTGCGCCGTGCCCTGGAGAACGACCCGAAGGTCGTCATCATGGGCGAGGACGTCGGCAAGCTCGGCGGCGTCTTCCGGATCACCGACGGCTTGCAGAAGGACTTCGGCGACCAGCGGGTGATCGACACCCCGCTCGCCGAGTCCGGCATCATCGGCACCGCGGTCGGCCTGGCCATCCGTGGCTACCGCCCGGTCTGCGAGATCCAGTTCGACGGCTTCGTCTACCCGGCGTACGACCAGATCGTGTCGCAGGTGGCCAAGATGCACTACCGCTCGCGCGGCAAGCTGAACATCCCGATGGTGATCCGCATCCCGTTCGGCGGCGGCATCGGCGCGGTGGAGCACCACTCGGAGTCTCCCGAGGCGTATTTCGCGCACACCGCCGGGCTGAAGGTCGTCTCCTGCGCCAACCCGCAGGACGCGTACGTGATGATCCAGCAGGCCATCGCCTCGGACGACCCGATCGTGTTCCTGGAGCCGAAGCGGCGCTACTGGGAGAAGGGGCAGGTCGACCTGGACGCCCCGATCTCCGAGGCGTACCCGCTGCACTCGGCGCGGGTGGCGCGGGCCGGTGCCGACGTCACCCTGCTGGCGTACGGCCCGATGGTGCGGACCTGCCTGGACGCGGCGACCGCCGCCGCCGAGGACGGCCGTGAGCTGGAGATCATCGACCTGCGCACGCTCTCCCCGTTGGACCTCGGCGTGGTCTACGAGTCGGTGCGGCGCACCGGCCGTGCGGTGGTGGTGCACGAGGCACCGTCCAACGTGGGTCTCGGTGCGGAGATCGCGGCCCGGATCACCGAGGAGTGCTTCTACTCGCTGGAGTCCCCGGTGCTGCGGGTGGCCGGCTTCGACACCCCCTACCCGGCCGCCCGGGTGGAGGAGGAGTACCTGCCCGACCTCGACCGGGTGCTCGACGCCGTCGACCGCACCTTCGGCTGGTGA
- the pdhA gene encoding pyruvate dehydrogenase (acetyl-transferring) E1 component subunit alpha produces the protein MAKGDPGAGPRGRRAAPRSRKAVTGDPELVQLLTPEGARIDSVTGPDGVEYRVDFTDEEYRGLYRDLVLVRKLDAEATALQRQGELGIWASLLGQEAAQVGSGRALRTQDMAFPTYREHGVLYCRGIDPIMPLGLFRGVDQGGWDPNEFKFNMYTIVIGAQTLHATGYAMGVAMDGKTGTDDGEAVIAYFGDGATSQGDVNESFVWAGVFNAPLVFFCQNNQYAISEPLERQTRIPLYRRSAGFGFPGIRVDGNDVLATYAVTRHALDNARHGQGPSLIEAYTYRMGAHTTSDDPTRYRIASEVEAWQAKDPIARMKAFLEREKIADAGFFTEIDEQARREAVDLRERVLAMPNPEPTTLFDHVYPNGSPLLDEQRAQFSRYLESFEGSAH, from the coding sequence ATGGCAAAGGGCGACCCGGGGGCCGGCCCCCGCGGCCGGCGAGCCGCACCCCGATCCAGGAAAGCCGTGACCGGCGACCCGGAACTGGTACAACTGCTCACCCCGGAGGGTGCGCGCATCGACAGCGTGACCGGCCCGGACGGTGTCGAGTACCGCGTCGACTTCACCGACGAGGAGTACCGCGGCCTCTACCGCGACCTCGTGCTGGTGCGGAAGCTGGACGCCGAGGCGACGGCCCTGCAACGGCAGGGCGAGCTGGGCATCTGGGCGAGCCTGCTCGGCCAGGAGGCGGCCCAGGTCGGTTCCGGCCGGGCGCTGCGGACCCAGGACATGGCGTTCCCCACCTACCGCGAGCACGGCGTGCTCTACTGCCGGGGCATCGACCCGATCATGCCGCTGGGCCTGTTCCGCGGGGTCGACCAGGGCGGTTGGGACCCGAACGAGTTCAAGTTCAACATGTACACGATCGTCATCGGGGCGCAGACCCTGCACGCGACCGGGTACGCCATGGGCGTCGCGATGGACGGCAAGACCGGCACCGACGACGGCGAGGCGGTCATCGCGTACTTCGGTGACGGCGCCACCAGCCAGGGCGACGTCAACGAGTCGTTCGTCTGGGCCGGCGTGTTCAACGCCCCGCTGGTGTTCTTCTGCCAGAACAACCAGTACGCCATCTCCGAGCCGCTGGAGCGGCAGACCCGCATCCCCCTCTACCGGCGGTCCGCCGGCTTCGGCTTCCCCGGCATCCGGGTGGACGGCAACGACGTGCTGGCCACGTACGCGGTGACCCGGCACGCGCTGGACAACGCCCGGCACGGGCAGGGCCCGAGCCTGATCGAGGCGTACACCTACCGGATGGGTGCGCACACCACCTCCGACGACCCGACCCGTTACCGGATCGCCAGCGAGGTCGAGGCCTGGCAGGCCAAGGACCCGATCGCCCGGATGAAGGCGTTCCTGGAACGCGAGAAGATCGCCGACGCCGGCTTCTTCACCGAGATCGACGAGCAGGCCCGCCGCGAGGCCGTGGACCTGCGGGAGCGGGTGCTGGCCATGCCGAACCCGGAGCCCACCACCCTCTTCGACCACGTCTACCCCAACGGGTCGCCGCTGCTGGACGAGCAGCGCGCGCAGTTCAGCCGGTACCTGGAGTCGTTCGAGGGGAGCGCGCACTGA